The DNA segment GAAAACCTGGCTAAAATGTTTCACGCCATCTGTTACGCTATCTATTTAGAAGCGAATCGTAACAATGATAAACAGCATCTTGATCAGTTCACCGATAGTTTTTTAAATATGCTTTGTATCTATAAAGAAGACTAAAATAATAACGTTTATTGGCAATAGACAAAAAGCGATGGGCTACCATCGCTTTTTTATGGCAATAAAAAACCGCCAATAAAGGCGGTTTTTTCAAGAAAATATAGTTACTTCTTCTTCGCTTTTCTGTTTGGAAGATCGGTAATTGTACCTTCAAACACTTCCGCAGCAAGCCCTACAGATTCATGTAAAGTTGGGTGTGCGTGAATGGTCAATGCAATATCTTCAGCATCACAGCCCATCTCAATTGCTAGGCCTATTTCCCCCAACAGCTCGCCACCATTAGTACCAACAATAGCGCCACCAATCACGCGATGAGATACTTTATCAAAAATAAGTTTAGTCACACCATCTGAACAATCAGATGCAATTGCACGACCCGAGGCAGTCCAAGGGAAAGAGGCTACTTCGTAATTTATTCCTTCTTCTTTTGCTTCTTTTTCTGTTTTACCAACCCAAGCAACCTCTGGTTCAGTATAAGCAATAGAAGGAATGACCTTAGGATCAAAGTAATGTTTCTTACCAGAAATAACTTCGGCAGCAACATGCCCTTCATGTACACCTTTGTGAGCGAGCATTGGTTGGCCTACAATATCGCCAATAGCATGGATATGAGGTACGTTTGTACGCATCTGCTTATCAACATTAATAAAGCCGCGATCATCTACTTCTAAACCCGCTTTCTCCGCATCAAGAAGCTTACCATTGGGTACTCGACCAATCGCAACGAGCACAGCATCATAACGCTCTGGTTCCGCAGGCGCTTTTTTGCCTTCCATCGTCACGTAGATACCATCTTCTTTCGCTTCAACTGCTGTCACTTTAGTTTCCAGCATCAAATTGAATTTGTTTTTTATTCGTTTGGTGTACACCTTAACGATATCTTTATCCGCCGCAGGAATAAGTTGATCAAACATTTCTACAACGTCGATCTTAGAACCTAAAGAATGATATGCCGTACCCATTTCTAGGCCAATGATACCCCCCCCCATAATGAGTAGTTTTCCAGGTACTTCTTTCAGCTCTAGAGCATCCGTAGAATCCCAAATACGTGGATCTTCATGTGGAATAAACGGCAGCTTAATTGGACGAGAGCCAGCGGCAACAATCGCGTTGTCAAAGTTTACCGTTGTTTTACCGTCTGCACCGTCAACCTCAATAGAGTTCGGGCTGGTAAACTTTCCGTAACCATTAACAACAGTAACCTTACGCATTTTAGCCATACCAGCGATACCGTTGGTTAGCTGTCCAACCACTTTGTCTTTCCACAAACGTATTTTATCTATATCAGTTTGTGGCTCACCAAACACGATACCGTGTTCAGCTAGGGCTTTAGCTTCTTCAATTACTTTCGCTACGTGCAGCAATGCTTTTGATGGAATACACCCAACATTCAGACATACACCACCTAGTGTGCTATAACGCTCGATAAGTACAGTTTCCAAGCCTAAGTCTGCACAACGGAATGCAGCGGAGTATCCACCAGGACCGGCACCAAGTACGACGACTTGGGCTTTAATTTCTTTGCTCATTGTGACCTCTTGTAGTCATTATCCCTAACAGGCTAAAAGTCGATAATTGTTAACTTCTTTTTCTTTCAGACCTCAACAGTTTACAAACTTGTTAACGAAGTGAAAAGAAATTCCATTTAGCCTGTGAGCTGTACAACAATTCCATTAACAGCAATGCCGTATCAATGAAATTATTGTCGTTAATTTATAAATACCATACTCGAAACTAACCAGAATGATATGAAATTATAAAACAAGAAAGGTGGCTACATTGCCACCTTTCATTTTTACTACAGAACTAATCGACGGATATCAGATAGACAACCATTTAGATAAGTAATGAATCGAGCACCTTCTGCTCCATCAACCACTCGGTGATCGTAGGAGAGCGATAGAGGTAATTGTAAGCGCGGCACAAAGTCTTGACCGTTCCAAACCGGCTTCATCTCAGACTTAGATACGCCTAAAATAGCGACTTCAGGCGCGTTCACTATTGGAGTGAACGCTGTTCCTCCGATACCACCTAAACTCGAAATGGTGAAACAACCACCTTGCATATCCGCAGCAGTAAGTTTGCCCGTGCGCG comes from the Vibrio sp. DW001 genome and includes:
- the lpdA gene encoding dihydrolipoyl dehydrogenase is translated as MSKEIKAQVVVLGAGPGGYSAAFRCADLGLETVLIERYSTLGGVCLNVGCIPSKALLHVAKVIEEAKALAEHGIVFGEPQTDIDKIRLWKDKVVGQLTNGIAGMAKMRKVTVVNGYGKFTSPNSIEVDGADGKTTVNFDNAIVAAGSRPIKLPFIPHEDPRIWDSTDALELKEVPGKLLIMGGGIIGLEMGTAYHSLGSKIDVVEMFDQLIPAADKDIVKVYTKRIKNKFNLMLETKVTAVEAKEDGIYVTMEGKKAPAEPERYDAVLVAIGRVPNGKLLDAEKAGLEVDDRGFINVDKQMRTNVPHIHAIGDIVGQPMLAHKGVHEGHVAAEVISGKKHYFDPKVIPSIAYTEPEVAWVGKTEKEAKEEGINYEVASFPWTASGRAIASDCSDGVTKLIFDKVSHRVIGGAIVGTNGGELLGEIGLAIEMGCDAEDIALTIHAHPTLHESVGLAAEVFEGTITDLPNRKAKKK